One window of the Terriglobia bacterium genome contains the following:
- a CDS encoding DUF11 domain-containing protein — MTSNASDFYERTTATYSSRTARNHFSGKTRHPLTSIAATGLLILLGLLVGVAQAFPAVNDPIAQSSPADGRSAGKTSSNMIVVEPPTIGISFSPTTIALNATSTLSFSLYNTEVNPVTLTGVAFTDTLPTGLTVSNSTTTVCGGTLTTTAPTGIELSGASIAVSNVCQFDITVTGTASGQYFNTTGVVTSTDSGPGTTASASLTVASPPTIAKAFGDSTILLNGSTTLTFTLTNPNPDVILTGISFTDNLPFGLQVAATPGVVNTCGGTFEPTSGDTTLTLINGVIASGPVKRARPAIPLSSCTISLNVTGTTGGIKINTTGAISSVEGGAGTTSNTAVLTVVAPPTIEKAFGASAIPLNGSTTLSFTITNPNSFVSLTGISFTDSLPSGLQVAATPGVANSCGGTFAPAPGDTTLTFTGGLINSAPTKRSGAAFLMMSCTISVNVTGTTLGVKNNTTGVISSVEGGTGTTSNTATLTVASPPTIAKAFGASTIPLNASTPLTFTIVNPNPDTILSGVSFTDSLPSGLQVAASPDAVNGCGGTFTPISGDVTLTFTGGSLGSSPPKRARPSMRGNSCTISVNVTGTTAGTKNNTTGTISSVEGGTGTTSNTATLTVVAPPTITKAFGASTILLNGSTTLTFTITNPNPWLTLTGIGFTDGFPSGLQVAATPGIVNSCGGTFAPASGDTTLTFTDGIITSGVGKQARQSIPTISCTISVNVTGTSVGFKYNTTGTISSVEGETGTTSNTATLTVAGPPTIAKAFGASSVPLNGSTTLTFTITNPNAEMILNGISFTDNLPSGLQVAATPGVVNSCGGTFAPASGDTALTLTGGSIDSEPRKQAGFAMRLFTCRITVSVTGTTAGVKNNITGVISSTEGGTGTTSNTATLTVVPPPVLSKSFNPPTTAVNGASTLSFTITNPAGNTVSLTGVSFSDNFPAGLIVATPNGLTGSCGDGTITATAGSGAVSLSEGTLAAASSCTFSVNVTPTSAGSKNNITGAVTSNEGGTGNTASSTLSTEQSDLQITKRASTPTVAGGSNVIYTLEVTNLGPSAATRVSWSDPLPTEVTLVSIDAADGWKCGVFAGQLTCNKGDALAVNETNSFTVTAKVNCGLADGTAINNSATVTSSGNDPAPANNTATATVTVSNAGTTLLPVNAQFRSRGGQGTVLVTPSSSCPWTAVSNAAFLTIVSGAGLGPGTVSYSVTPHSGTTSRTGTLTIAGQTFTVTQTAANAENSQTGCNIPGEGDCVYSTTGSDQTTQTGYGLVQAVGGKSDGSDASLSALYGTAVFSLTQNDTVVSEAGVPASPPTTAAVMFIDFRPNLPAKTDHREAGLISINTGLAVANPGTTAANLVLTLRSGAGETLATGHAVLGEGNHQAMFVDQLPQWATDFVFPSDFGTETQLGTLSVTSDQPVSMVALRLTLNQRGETLLTTTPVADMTQAATSAPLNFAQVADGGNFTTALVLMNPGAAVETGTIRLFQNDGTPLAVHRVGDPEGTASTFSYSIPARGLYVLQTDGAPSVINTGSAQVIPDAGMTAPAGAGLFRNTPIGTLASSQVVVSESGVPAALPTTHALIYLDQSQGHLTGLALAAPTATPVEVSLRALQTDGATVVGTGSVTLVGNGHDARFAQEYISNLPADFTGVLEITAPTPVVVLTLRGLTNRRGEFLMTTFPVADFNRAAPVPILFPQIADGGGFQTQIILLNAGLTPQNVTTRYLGDDGLPLDVAK, encoded by the coding sequence ATGACTAGCAATGCGTCCGATTTTTATGAGCGTACGACCGCCACTTATTCCTCTCGAACAGCCAGGAATCATTTTTCCGGAAAGACCCGTCACCCTCTCACGTCGATCGCTGCAACAGGCCTGCTGATTCTGTTGGGCCTCCTCGTGGGTGTGGCTCAGGCGTTTCCGGCCGTCAACGATCCCATCGCTCAATCAAGCCCGGCAGACGGACGGTCGGCCGGCAAAACATCATCCAACATGATCGTGGTGGAGCCGCCGACGATCGGCATCTCGTTTAGTCCGACGACAATTGCACTGAACGCGACCAGTACGCTGTCCTTTTCCCTCTACAACACGGAAGTCAACCCGGTCACTCTGACGGGAGTCGCGTTTACAGACACATTGCCCACAGGGTTGACGGTCTCCAACAGCACGACGACGGTGTGCGGTGGAACGTTGACCACCACGGCGCCGACGGGGATCGAACTGTCGGGAGCGAGCATTGCAGTCAGCAATGTGTGCCAGTTCGACATCACCGTCACGGGAACAGCCTCCGGACAATACTTCAATACCACGGGCGTGGTGACTTCGACCGATAGCGGGCCGGGGACGACGGCGAGCGCAAGCCTCACAGTGGCCAGCCCGCCGACGATTGCTAAGGCGTTTGGCGATTCTACGATTCTGCTCAACGGATCCACCACCCTGACTTTCACCCTCACCAATCCAAATCCGGATGTGATCCTCACCGGAATCAGTTTTACCGATAATCTTCCTTTCGGGCTGCAGGTGGCGGCCACACCGGGCGTCGTGAATACCTGCGGCGGAACCTTTGAGCCGACCTCCGGGGATACGACCCTTACCCTCATCAATGGAGTCATTGCTTCGGGGCCCGTCAAGCGGGCACGTCCAGCCATTCCATTGAGTTCATGCACCATTTCGTTGAACGTAACGGGGACGACAGGGGGAATAAAGATCAACACGACAGGAGCGATCTCGTCGGTTGAAGGGGGTGCCGGAACGACTTCGAATACGGCCGTTTTGACCGTTGTAGCCCCTCCAACGATTGAAAAGGCGTTTGGCGCTTCCGCGATTCCGCTCAATGGATCCACCACCCTGAGTTTCACGATCACCAATCCGAATTCGTTTGTGAGCCTCACTGGAATCAGTTTTACCGATAGTCTTCCTTCCGGACTGCAGGTGGCGGCCACACCGGGGGTCGCGAACAGCTGCGGCGGGACGTTTGCGCCGGCGCCAGGGGATACGACGCTTACCTTCACCGGCGGGTTGATCAATTCGGCGCCGACGAAGCGGTCGGGCGCTGCTTTCCTCATGATGTCATGCACGATTTCAGTCAACGTGACGGGAACGACGTTGGGCGTGAAGAACAACACCACAGGAGTGATCTCCTCGGTTGAAGGCGGAACCGGAACGACTTCGAATACGGCCACCTTGACTGTTGCCTCTCCGCCGACGATTGCAAAGGCGTTCGGCGCCTCCACGATTCCACTGAATGCATCCACCCCTCTGACCTTCACGATCGTGAATCCGAATCCGGACACGATCCTCTCCGGAGTCAGTTTTACCGATAGTCTTCCTTCCGGGCTGCAGGTGGCGGCCTCGCCGGATGCCGTGAATGGCTGCGGCGGCACGTTTACACCGATATCCGGTGATGTGACGCTGACCTTCACCGGCGGATCTCTCGGTTCATCGCCGCCGAAGCGGGCCCGCCCTTCAATGCGGGGGAATTCATGCACGATTTCAGTGAACGTGACGGGGACGACAGCGGGGACGAAGAACAACACGACAGGAACGATCTCGTCGGTTGAGGGAGGAACCGGGACCACTTCCAACACGGCCACCTTGACCGTCGTGGCCCCACCCACCATCACCAAGGCGTTTGGGGCTTCCACGATTCTGCTCAATGGATCCACCACCCTGACTTTCACGATCACCAATCCGAATCCCTGGTTGACCCTCACTGGAATCGGTTTTACCGACGGCTTTCCTTCCGGGCTTCAGGTGGCGGCCACGCCGGGTATCGTGAATAGCTGCGGCGGGACGTTTGCGCCGGCATCAGGGGATACGACGCTTACCTTCACGGATGGAATAATTACTTCGGGGGTTGGGAAGCAGGCACGCCAGTCTATTCCGACGATTTCATGCACGATTTCGGTGAACGTGACGGGAACGTCGGTGGGATTTAAATACAACACAACGGGAACAATCTCGTCGGTCGAAGGGGAAACCGGAACGACTTCGAATACGGCCACTTTGACCGTTGCCGGTCCGCCGACGATTGCGAAGGCGTTTGGCGCTTCTTCGGTTCCACTCAATGGGTCCACCACGCTGACTTTCACGATCACCAATCCGAATGCGGAAATGATCCTCAACGGAATCAGTTTTACGGACAATCTTCCTTCCGGCCTGCAGGTGGCGGCCACGCCGGGTGTCGTGAATAGCTGCGGCGGCACGTTTGCGCCAGCTTCGGGCGATACAGCACTCACCCTCACAGGTGGGTCGATCGATTCAGAGCCGCGGAAGCAGGCAGGCTTTGCAATGCGACTCTTTACGTGCAGGATCACGGTGAGCGTGACGGGGACAACGGCGGGGGTAAAGAACAACATCACGGGGGTGATCTCATCTACAGAGGGCGGGACGGGGACAACATCGAACACGGCCACCTTGACCGTGGTTCCACCGCCCGTGCTCAGCAAGAGCTTCAATCCTCCCACGACGGCCGTCAACGGCGCCTCCACCTTGAGCTTTACGATCACCAATCCGGCGGGCAACACCGTGTCGCTGACGGGAGTCTCCTTCTCGGACAACTTCCCGGCCGGTCTCATCGTGGCCACGCCGAATGGATTGACCGGTTCCTGCGGTGACGGCACGATCACCGCGACGGCCGGGTCGGGCGCCGTGTCGCTATCGGAAGGAACCCTGGCGGCGGCGAGTTCCTGCACGTTTTCAGTGAATGTGACCCCAACCAGCGCCGGGAGCAAGAACAACATTACCGGAGCGGTTACATCGAACGAAGGCGGAACCGGAAATACGGCCTCCTCCACATTGTCAACCGAGCAGTCGGACTTACAAATCACGAAGAGGGCATCCACGCCCACGGTGGCGGGGGGTTCGAACGTCATCTACACTTTGGAGGTGACCAACCTGGGTCCATCCGCGGCGACGAGGGTGAGTTGGAGTGATCCCCTGCCGACTGAGGTGACCTTGGTATCCATCGATGCTGCGGACGGCTGGAAGTGCGGCGTGTTCGCAGGACAGCTGACGTGCAACAAGGGGGACGCACTGGCAGTCAACGAAACAAACAGCTTCACAGTGACGGCGAAGGTGAACTGCGGCTTGGCAGACGGGACTGCGATCAACAACTCGGCCACGGTGACGTCTTCGGGGAACGATCCGGCGCCGGCGAACAACACGGCCACCGCGACGGTGACGGTGTCCAATGCGGGTACCACGCTTCTGCCCGTAAATGCACAGTTCCGCTCGCGGGGAGGACAGGGCACCGTGCTGGTGACGCCTTCGAGCAGTTGTCCGTGGACTGCGGTGAGCAATGCGGCGTTTCTGACGATTGTTTCCGGGGCCGGCTTGGGACCCGGGACGGTCAGCTATTCGGTGACTCCGCACTCGGGCACGACGAGTCGAACGGGGACCCTGACGATCGCCGGACAGACTTTCACGGTAACGCAAACGGCGGCAAACGCGGAGAACTCGCAGACGGGATGCAATATTCCGGGTGAAGGGGATTGTGTTTACTCAACGACCGGCTCTGATCAGACCACACAGACTGGATACGGGCTGGTCCAGGCGGTCGGTGGGAAGAGCGACGGGTCGGACGCCAGTCTGAGTGCGCTTTATGGCACAGCGGTGTTCAGTCTCACGCAGAACGATACGGTGGTGAGTGAAGCGGGAGTGCCGGCATCACCTCCGACCACGGCAGCAGTGATGTTCATTGATTTTCGCCCCAACCTGCCGGCCAAGACAGACCACCGGGAGGCGGGGCTGATCTCCATCAACACGGGATTGGCAGTGGCGAATCCGGGGACGACGGCCGCCAACCTGGTGTTGACCCTGCGCAGTGGAGCCGGCGAGACGCTGGCGACCGGCCACGCCGTGCTTGGCGAGGGAAATCACCAGGCGATGTTTGTCGACCAGTTGCCTCAGTGGGCCACGGACTTTGTGTTTCCATCGGACTTTGGGACGGAGACGCAGTTGGGGACATTGAGCGTCACGAGCGATCAGCCGGTGTCGATGGTGGCATTGAGGTTGACCTTGAACCAGCGCGGTGAGACGTTGCTGACGACAACACCGGTCGCCGACATGACGCAGGCGGCCACCAGCGCCCCGCTCAACTTCGCCCAAGTGGCCGATGGGGGCAATTTCACGACGGCGCTTGTGCTGATGAACCCGGGCGCAGCGGTGGAAACAGGCACGATCCGTCTTTTCCAGAACGACGGGACGCCCCTGGCGGTGCATCGAGTCGGAGATCCGGAGGGAACCGCCTCAACGTTCAGCTACTCAATCCCGGCGCGGGGATTGTACGTGCTTCAGACGGACGGAGCCCCGTCAGTGATCAACACGGGGTCGGCGCAAGTGATCCCCGATGCGGGGATGACGGCTCCGGCGGGCGCGGGATTGTTCCGCAACACCCCGATCGGCACCCTGGCATCGTCGCAGGTGGTGGTGTCGGAGTCGGGTGTGCCGGCGGCGCTGCCTACAACCCATGCGTTGATTTACCTGGACCAGTCGCAGGGACATCTCACGGGACTGGCGCTGGCGGCGCCTACGGCAACGCCGGTCGAGGTGAGCTTGCGGGCACTGCAGACGGATGGGGCGACCGTGGTGGGGACCGGGAGCGTGACGCTGGTGGGCAACGGGCATGACGCCCGCTTCGCACAGGAGTACATCAGCAATCTGCCGGCAGACTTTACGGGGGTCCTGGAGATCACGGCGCCTACGCCGGTGGTAGTGCTGACGCTGCGCGGACTGACCAACCGCCGCGGGGAGTTCTTGATGACAACCTTCCCAGTGGCGGACTTCAACCGGGCGGCGCCTGTGCCGATCCTGTTCCCACAGATTGCAGATGGAGGCGGTTTCCAGACGCAGATCATCCTGCTCAATGCGGGGCTCACCCCGCAGAACGTGACCACCCGGTATCTTGGGGATGACGGTCTACCGCTGGACGTCGCCAAGTAA
- the ggt gene encoding gamma-glutamyltransferase, with protein sequence MQSSDTSSRTLNRQCVFRLLARAVILFLMSATTGPVSAQEGIAAHPGDRPAGWIQQTRSAVMARNGMVATSQPLAVEAGLRILQKGGNAVDAAVAVAATLNVVEPMMTGVGGDMFAIVYLAKTGELIGLNGSGRAPKRASVDVYRAKGFKTMPQTGIFSVTVPGTVDGWDQLLKRAGTMTFKEVLQPAIQYAEEGFPVSEVIQSNWAAYVPKLKDDPDSARTWLQDGQAPQLGSIFKNPSLAKTFRLLAEQGRDAFYKGEIARAIVAKSQALGGLLTLEDLASHTSTWVTPIHTNYRGYEVYELPPNPQGVAALQMLNILEGYDLRALGPHSPRFWHLLIEAKKLAYADLAEHLADPEFSRVPTRTMLSKEYAAKQRARIVENQAASEVKSGIAEGGDTVYLTVVDRWGNMVSFIQSLYSLFGSGITAGDTGIMLQNRGALFVLDEKHPNRIEAGKRPYHTIIPAFVMKDGRPWLSFGVMGGDEQAQAHVQVLVNLIDLGMNVQAAGEAARFHHLQSANTVAFESGVSPTVIRELTGMGHRIVSEVGSFGGYQAIMRDPVTGVYVAGSDPRKDGLALGY encoded by the coding sequence ATGCAGAGTTCTGATACATCCAGCCGCACCCTAAATCGCCAATGCGTTTTCCGGCTTCTGGCCCGCGCAGTGATCTTGTTCCTGATGAGCGCGACGACCGGACCCGTGTCAGCTCAGGAGGGGATAGCCGCCCACCCCGGGGACCGGCCGGCCGGATGGATTCAGCAGACTCGCTCGGCGGTGATGGCGCGAAACGGCATGGTGGCGACGAGCCAGCCGCTCGCGGTCGAAGCCGGCCTGCGGATCCTCCAGAAGGGTGGCAACGCGGTGGACGCCGCCGTCGCGGTGGCCGCGACCCTGAATGTGGTCGAACCCATGATGACAGGCGTTGGCGGAGACATGTTCGCCATCGTCTACCTGGCAAAGACCGGCGAGCTCATCGGATTGAATGGGAGCGGTCGAGCCCCGAAGAGGGCAAGCGTGGACGTTTATCGTGCCAAGGGGTTCAAGACAATGCCCCAGACAGGCATCTTTTCTGTGACCGTGCCCGGCACCGTGGACGGTTGGGACCAACTCCTCAAACGCGCGGGAACGATGACCTTCAAGGAAGTCCTTCAGCCAGCCATCCAGTACGCCGAAGAGGGCTTTCCGGTCAGCGAGGTGATCCAGTCCAACTGGGCAGCCTATGTGCCGAAGCTCAAAGACGATCCTGACTCCGCTCGAACCTGGCTCCAGGACGGACAGGCTCCCCAACTGGGGAGCATCTTCAAGAACCCTTCTCTGGCAAAGACGTTCCGACTTTTGGCGGAACAGGGGCGCGACGCCTTCTACAAGGGCGAGATTGCGCGGGCCATTGTGGCAAAATCGCAAGCCCTTGGAGGACTGCTCACACTAGAGGACCTGGCCAGCCACACCTCAACCTGGGTCACACCCATCCACACGAACTACCGGGGCTATGAGGTCTACGAACTTCCGCCGAACCCGCAAGGTGTCGCGGCGCTCCAGATGCTCAACATCCTTGAAGGCTACGATCTTCGCGCGCTCGGGCCGCACTCACCCAGGTTCTGGCACCTCCTGATCGAGGCGAAGAAGCTGGCCTATGCCGACCTGGCCGAGCACTTAGCCGATCCGGAGTTCTCGCGCGTACCGACGCGGACGATGCTCTCCAAGGAGTATGCCGCCAAGCAACGCGCGCGCATCGTCGAAAACCAAGCCGCGAGCGAGGTGAAGTCAGGGATTGCGGAAGGGGGCGACACGGTCTACCTCACCGTAGTCGACCGCTGGGGAAACATGGTGTCGTTTATTCAGAGCCTGTACTCGCTCTTCGGGTCCGGGATCACGGCGGGCGACACCGGCATCATGCTCCAGAACCGGGGCGCGCTCTTCGTGCTCGATGAGAAGCATCCCAACCGAATCGAGGCGGGCAAGCGGCCATACCACACCATCATCCCGGCCTTCGTCATGAAGGATGGCCGGCCCTGGCTGTCGTTCGGGGTCATGGGCGGCGACGAGCAGGCGCAGGCGCATGTGCAGGTTCTGGTCAATTTGATTGACCTCGGCATGAACGTCCAGGCGGCCGGTGAGGCGGCGCGCTTCCACCACCTCCAGTCCGCCAACACCGTGGCATTCGAATCAGGCGTGAGCCCCACGGTGATCCGGGAGCTGACGGGCATGGGGCATCGGATCGTCTCCGAGGTCGGGAGTTTCGGGGGCTACCAGGCGATTATGCGCGACCCGGTGACGGGGGTCTACGTGGCAGGCTCCGACCCTCGAAAAGATGGTTTGGCGCTCGGGTACTAA
- a CDS encoding DUF2911 domain-containing protein, with translation MNIRRLALCVIALIVCVVCVLVLIPRKPKYLGQVKTEAMINGKNVSILYGQPSLEGPAIRGRDPLSVAPVGFVWRFGRNEATLIESAGRMVVGGKELAAGRYTLWARRLGEDKWVISFHPKTKEWYGRPVWGDVMGGAARLQSGFIADLPLTTEKVSDRAELLNIKLSEDKGKAVVTIHFGNVVQTGTFAVN, from the coding sequence ATGAATATTCGAAGACTTGCGCTGTGTGTCATCGCGCTCATTGTCTGTGTTGTGTGTGTGCTTGTTCTGATTCCACGAAAACCTAAGTATCTTGGCCAGGTGAAGACGGAAGCAATGATCAACGGTAAAAATGTCTCGATTCTTTACGGACAACCGAGCTTGGAAGGCCCGGCGATTCGCGGGCGCGATCCACTTTCAGTGGCACCGGTCGGGTTCGTTTGGAGATTCGGCCGCAACGAGGCCACCCTTATCGAATCGGCCGGTCGGATGGTGGTGGGTGGAAAAGAATTGGCGGCGGGGAGATACACCTTATGGGCCAGAAGACTGGGCGAAGACAAGTGGGTCATCTCCTTCCATCCGAAAACAAAGGAATGGTACGGCCGTCCTGTATGGGGCGATGTCATGGGGGGCGCCGCAAGGCTACAAAGCGGATTTATCGCCGATTTGCCGTTAACCACTGAAAAAGTCAGCGATAGGGCGGAACTCCTGAATATCAAGCTCAGTGAAGACAAGGGCAAAGCAGTGGTCACCATTCACTTCGGCAATGTCGTTCAGACGGGAACCTTCGCCGTGAACTAG
- a CDS encoding epoxide hydrolase, giving the protein MSMDSKPRSTLRIEPFSICIEDEVLSDLKARIRRTRWPDQVPGVAWEQGTELQYLKQLLAYWADSFDWRAQEHKLNVYLHFRAKLGDVRIHFVHERARRGRGIPLILTHGWPSAFVELLPLVPLLTEPEAHGIDGPAFDVVIPSLPGYAFSTRPPRANCRDTAALWHQLMRGLGYERYGAGGGDFGSSVATFMALDDRSPLIGLHLTNLDLSPYTGEGSRPLSEAERIYLTHRNQWDAVERGYSAIQSTKPQTLGYALNDSPAGLAAWILEKWRTWADSGGDLDGRFSRDFLLTVVTLYWVTQTIPTSIRDYFDERWQGAAIGPEDFVHVPTAIANFVSNFVFEGDPPREWAERLYNVRRWTAMPRGGHFAPAEEPERVARDIATFFGEL; this is encoded by the coding sequence ATGAGCATGGACAGCAAGCCGAGGTCAACTTTGCGCATCGAGCCCTTCTCGATCTGCATAGAGGACGAGGTTTTATCCGACCTCAAAGCGCGCATTCGCAGGACGCGCTGGCCCGATCAAGTGCCGGGCGTGGCCTGGGAGCAGGGCACCGAACTCCAGTACCTGAAACAGCTGCTTGCCTATTGGGCCGACAGCTTCGACTGGCGCGCGCAGGAACACAAGCTGAACGTCTACCTCCATTTCCGCGCCAAACTGGGCGACGTCCGGATCCACTTCGTCCATGAACGCGCGCGACGCGGACGCGGGATACCCCTGATCTTGACCCATGGCTGGCCCAGCGCCTTCGTCGAACTGCTTCCGCTCGTGCCGCTTCTAACCGAGCCGGAGGCCCACGGAATCGACGGCCCTGCCTTCGACGTTGTCATCCCGTCGCTGCCGGGCTATGCCTTCTCAACCCGGCCTCCCCGGGCGAACTGCAGGGACACCGCCGCGCTCTGGCACCAGCTCATGCGCGGCCTCGGTTACGAACGCTATGGAGCAGGTGGGGGGGACTTCGGCTCAAGCGTCGCCACCTTCATGGCGCTGGATGATCGCTCACCCCTGATCGGTCTCCACCTGACCAACCTGGACCTCTCGCCCTATACCGGCGAAGGTTCGCGCCCCCTTTCGGAGGCGGAGCGCATCTACCTCACGCACCGCAACCAGTGGGATGCAGTGGAACGTGGCTATAGCGCAATCCAGTCGACCAAACCGCAGACGCTCGGATACGCGCTTAATGACTCGCCCGCCGGGCTGGCCGCATGGATCCTCGAGAAGTGGCGGACGTGGGCTGACTCCGGGGGCGATCTCGACGGCCGCTTTTCGCGCGATTTCTTGCTGACAGTGGTAACGCTCTACTGGGTCACACAGACGATCCCAACCTCGATACGCGACTACTTCGACGAACGCTGGCAAGGAGCTGCGATCGGGCCAGAGGACTTTGTCCATGTGCCGACCGCGATCGCCAATTTTGTAAGTAATTTTGTCTTTGAAGGAGATCCTCCGCGGGAGTGGGCCGAGAGGCTGTACAACGTTCGTCGCTGGACAGCCATGCCGCGCGGCGGTCATTTTGCCCCCGCCGAAGAGCCGGAACGCGTCGCGCGTGACATCGCAACTTTCTTCGGTGAGCTTTAA
- a CDS encoding DinB family protein, whose translation MELIDNLEATRDETLRFFTLSEADLAQTYAPGKWSIRFILHHLADSETVLSDRIRRVLSEPRPVLWVFDQDAWAKGLDYSQVPLDLSRQVYESVRNANIYYAGIHYESHGHLEFVHSVTGVRTLRDEFDKVASHNAHHLSQIRAALSGAPWPAA comes from the coding sequence ATGGAACTCATCGACAATCTTGAGGCGACTCGCGACGAAACGCTGAGATTCTTCACGCTCAGCGAGGCGGACCTGGCGCAGACCTACGCGCCGGGGAAGTGGTCCATCCGGTTCATCCTCCATCACCTGGCGGACAGCGAAACGGTGCTCTCCGACCGCATTCGACGGGTCCTCAGTGAGCCGCGCCCGGTGCTTTGGGTGTTTGACCAGGATGCCTGGGCCAAGGGACTGGACTATTCACAGGTGCCGCTTGATCTCTCGCGGCAGGTGTACGAATCAGTTCGGAATGCGAACATTTACTATGCCGGAATCCACTACGAGAGCCATGGACATCTGGAGTTTGTGCACAGCGTGACCGGGGTGCGGACCTTGAGAGACGAATTCGATAAGGTCGCTTCTCACAATGCGCACCACTTAAGCCAGATCCGGGCGGCACTCTCTGGCGCCCCCTGGCCAGCGGCCTAA
- a CDS encoding SRPBCC domain-containing protein — MAFGGLALGSTEVWAAAGEEISRTEESIHQETVFKASRKRVYEALTNAQQFDKVIQLSGVMKTMPAAVKPTEISREAGGAFALFGGYITGRHIELIPNERIVQAWRAGSWDPGIYSIARFELVEQGAGTRIVFDHTGFPKGGAEHLAAGWKAHYWEPLEKLLA, encoded by the coding sequence ATGGCATTCGGTGGACTGGCCCTGGGCTCAACCGAGGTCTGGGCCGCAGCCGGGGAGGAGATTTCTCGGACGGAGGAATCCATTCACCAGGAGACTGTCTTCAAAGCAAGCAGGAAGCGCGTCTACGAAGCCCTCACCAACGCCCAACAGTTCGACAAGGTCATCCAGCTCAGTGGAGTCATGAAGACCATGCCCGCTGCCGTCAAGCCCACCGAGATCAGCCGTGAAGCGGGAGGCGCGTTTGCACTCTTCGGCGGGTATATCACGGGACGGCACATCGAACTCATTCCGAACGAGCGAATCGTCCAGGCGTGGCGAGCGGGCAGCTGGGATCCGGGCATCTACTCGATTGCAAGGTTCGAGCTCGTGGAGCAGGGGGCCGGGACCAGGATCGTCTTCGACCATACCGGCTTCCCCAAAGGCGGTGCGGAACACCTGGCGGCAGGATGGAAGGCACACTATTGGGAGCCGCTCGAGAAATTGCTGGCTTAG
- a CDS encoding VOC family protein, translating into MLDAIGHVALVVRDPSRTAALFEKLFAVKIVRRTDLEGHDETFVRLGRTWFALVQADIERPRTGDHIAFHVTQATLQSTAEKLKEMKVEFQLARSDSSLYFFDYDNHVFELDTTDLESDLAH; encoded by the coding sequence ATGCTTGATGCGATAGGGCATGTTGCGCTGGTCGTTCGGGACCCTTCCCGTACAGCGGCGCTTTTTGAGAAATTGTTCGCCGTGAAGATCGTGCGACGTACCGATTTGGAAGGCCATGACGAAACCTTTGTCAGGCTGGGCCGGACATGGTTTGCTTTAGTGCAGGCCGATATCGAGCGGCCGCGTACGGGGGATCACATCGCGTTTCACGTCACCCAGGCGACGCTTCAATCCACGGCCGAAAAACTCAAGGAAATGAAGGTGGAGTTCCAGTTGGCCCGATCCGATAGTTCGTTGTACTTCTTCGACTACGACAACCATGTCTTCGAATTGGATACTACGGACCTGGAGAGCGATCTCGCCCATTAG